The following nucleotide sequence is from Methanomassiliicoccales archaeon.
ATCGGAAAGCTTCGTTCCCAGGGACCAGGCGGCACGGCGAAGCTCCCTGCATCCTCGTTCAACTTCGGAAAGCGGGCGATCGGACATGAGTCCGGCGATGGGAAGGGCCAGAGCCGCGAGGATCTTCCCATCTTTGATCACGACCTGACCGCCTCCCAAGTCCACAAGGGCAGCCACCGCCGCTTGCATATCCGCATCGTTTGTCCCCACCACCACGATATGGTGGGAATCATGGGCCACGGTGGATGCCAGAGCCCCGGCCTTGAGGCCAAAGCCCTGCACCAATCCCAGCCCCACGTTTCCCGTGCCGCGATGCCTTTCCACCACCGCGATCTTGAGGATATCCTGCGCGGGATCGGCCACCACCTCCCCATTCACGATCTTCGGCGCAACCCATAGCTCCTCCGTTACAACTTGTTCGGGAATGATCCCGATGGCCCGGGCTTTTCCTTTCTGCGCGGGAATACGAAAGCTCAAACGGTCCGGGTCCACCTGCATCGAGCCTCGGGGCGGCGGGGGAGAAGGAGAGAGATTCGCGATGAGCTGACCGGCCTCGGCCACCTTTTTTCCGGCCACGTAGACCTCCTCCACCTTGAAGCGGGAAAGATCAGAAAGGACAAGGAAATCCGCGTGATACCCGGGAGCCATGGCTCCCAAGCCCCAAAGGCCATAGGCCCGGGCGGCGTGGATCGTGGCCGCCTGGATGGCGAGCTCCGGCGAAACCCCGAGCTCAATGGCCTTGCGCAGCACATCGTCCATGTGTCCCTCGGCAAGCAGAGTTTCCGGCTCGCGATCATCGGTGCAGAAATGCACAAAAGGCGCAGAGGCCGGGGTGAGGAGGGGAATAAGGGCCTTGAGATTCCGGGCCGTGGTTCCCTCGCGGATGAGGATATGCATCCCAGCCCGCAGCTTTTCTTGTGCCTCAGAGAGGGTGGTGCACTCGTGGTCTGTTTTCGGACCGGCCCGGATATAAGCCCAAAGATCCGGCCCGGAAAGACCGGGTGCATGGCCATCGATGAGTTTTCCCTTTGCTGCTGCAATTTTCTCTAAAAGTTCCGGATTTCCTGCGAGAACGCCGGGAAAATTCATAACTTCTCCAAGGCCGATCACCCGCTCCCAAGAAAGGATCTCCCGAATCTCTTTGGGCCCCAAGATCGCACCCGAGGTCTCCAAAGGGCTTGCCGGAACGCAAGAGGGAGCCATGAAGAAGACACGAAGGGGAAGATCGCGGGTAGTCTCGATCATCCAGCGAATCCCTTCCAAGCCATGGACGTTGGCGATTTCGTGGGGATCGGCGATAGCGGTGGTGGTGCCGTGGGGAAGGACGGCGCAGGCAAATTCCCGCGGCGAAAGTTTTGAGCTTTCAATGTGCACGTGAGTATCGATGAGACCGGGGACGACGAACGCGCCGTCCAAATCTTCGACTTTCTCCACTTCCTCCGCCCCAAACCCCAAGATTTTTCCAGCGTCGACGGCTAAATCTCCGGTAAAGAACTGTCCAGAAAACACGTCCAGGATCTTTCCCCCGCGCAGAAGAAGGTCCGCTTTCATGGTAGAAAACCTACTCGATTCGCCGCTATGGTGCTAGCTGGACTTGACACCCCGCATAAGTATGCTTATAATGAAACGCAACTTATGGAAAGAAATAGCAAAAAAGAGCTAACAGAGTTTCGCAGACGTCGCATCTTAGAGGAGCTTCGTCGTCGTGGTGCAGTGCGCACAGTGGAACTTGCTCGTTCGTTTTGCGTTTCCCCCATGACCATCCGTAACGACCTTGCAATTCTAGCTAAGAGAGGCCTAATCGAAAAAGTTCACGGAGGTGCAGTCGTTAAAGAGCCTGTTACAGCTGAGCCCTCGTACTACGAAAAAGCCACGCGTAATTTAGAGGAGAAACGTCGAATTGGCCGGAAAGCTGCAGAGCTAATCAAAGAAGGCATGGCAGTGTTCATTGGAAACGGGACTACTACAATAGAAATTGTGCGAGCTCTTAAAGAGAAGCCCGTTCCTAATTTACGTGTGTTCACTAATGCCTTGACGCATGCTGTTGAACTTGCCGAGATTCCTCAGGCAGAGGTCTACATAATCGGTGGTTATCTTAGGGGCGTGTCCTATGCTATGGTGGGGCCGCTTGCTCACCGCGCCCTGGAAGGCGTTTATTTTGACATTGCTTTTTTAGGAGCCAATGGGATTTCTGTGGAACACGGTGTTACCATTCCGTCCTTGGAGGAGGCAGAGATAGTTTCAGAGGTGGTCAAACACGCCCAACGTGTAGTGGTTGTAGCCGACCACACAAAATTTGGGGTTATTACTCACGGAAAAATTGCAGATCTTTCAAGGGTAAATGCAGTTGTTGTCGACGAGGGGTTGGACCTCAAGTGGCAGGCGGCTTTGGGGGAGTTTGAGATAGAGGTTTATCTTGCTTGAAAGGAGGTGGTGGCTGAGGAAAAAACACTTTTTGAAGGCTTTGTGTAAAACTAAAGGAGGTGAGTACGATGAAGAAACGTTTAATTGGGATAGTGTGTAGTCTTTTGGTTTTAAGTTGTACAGGGTTAGCTCAGCAACAGGTGCCAGAAGGGCGCATCGAGATAACCTTCTGGTATGCTAATAAAGGGCTACTAGGGGACGCTATCGTCCAGTTGGTGGACAAATTCAACGCCTCGCAAAATAAATATTGGGTAACAGCGACTTACAAGGGGGGATACGCAACAACTTTAGCTGACGCCATCGCAGCTTTTAGAGCTGGCCAGCCACCTGACATTGTTCAAGTCTATGAAGTGGGTACGGCAACAATGATGGCAGCAATTAGCACTGGTGCAGTCTATCCAATATATAAACTATTCGAAGACACTGGGGTACCCTTCGACTCGAGCCAATACATCCCGGCAATAGCCGGATACTATTCCTTACCAGGCGGAGGTTTAGCCGCGCTGCCGTTTAATACGTCCACACCGGTTTTGTGGTATAATAAAGATGCGTTTCAAGCAGCAGGGCTAGATCCCAATGCTCCGCCAAGTACCTGGGAAGAATTGCGTTTTGTTGCCAAGAAGATCCTTGAAACTCACGCGGCAGAGATTCCATTCACAGTCTCCTGGTTCCCCTGGACAATGTTGGAGTGCTTAGCTACATTGCATAATGTACCTTTTGCCACACTTGATAACGGGTTTGGAGGGCTGGAAACAGAGCTTGCACTATTACAACACCCTCTCTTTACTCACCACTTGGAATACCTTCTTGCAATGTATAATGAAGGCACGTTTGTATATTCTGGCCGTGATAGCACTCCTGACGGTACTTTCCCAGCCGGAAAAGCCGCAATGCTTATTGCTAGCTCAGCACTCCGGGGTCGTATTAGTCGGGAAGCTACATTTGCTTGGGGCGAGACTTTTCTTCCCTTCTATCCAGAGTATGCACCGACACCTTATGCTTCCATAATTGGAGGGGCTGCATTGTGGGTAATGCGGAGCCCTCAGGCAAGCAAGGAAAAGCTTGAAGGAATAGCTACATTCTTAGCATTTTTGGCACAGCCTGAAAACGTTGCTTGGTACCACACTTATACAGGTTACCTACCTGTAACCATACCAGGCTATGAGCTCGCTCGCGCCCAAGGTTATTATGAACAGAACCCGGGGGCGGATGTGCCTATACGTCAACTTCTACGTGAACCTGTAACTCCGTATACCCGTGGCATTCGTCTGGGAGATTACGGAGCTATTAGAAATCTTGTTTACGACGAAATCGAAGCCTTGTTACAAGGTCAACAAACTGTGGAACAAACGCTACGCAACATCGTAGAGAAGGGCAACGAAATTCTCCGCAATTTCGAAAGCATCTATAAGTGAAGGCAGAAGGGCTCTCGCTGCAAATGCAGCGGGAGCCCTTAGTTTTAAAAGGGAGTAGATATGGAAAGACCTCTATTTAAACACAAAATTCTCCCGATGTTGTTAGTATTTCCCCAAATTTTGTTGGCTGTGGTTTTCTTCATATGGCCAGCGGTTGAATCGTTCCGGCAATCTTTATTAAAAACAGACCCCTTTGGATTGAAAACGAGTTTTGTAGGTATTGCAAATTTTAAGGCCCTTTTCGCGGATGCCCGGTATATTCGGGCCTTTCGGTTTTCTTTTGAACTGGCCATTATAGTCACATTTTTGACGTTGACATTAGCTATATTATTTGCCACCATCGGGCACAAGCGCCTCCGGAGCACATACATATTCCGGGCAACAATGGTTATGCCTTATGCCCTAGCGCCAGCTATAGCTGCTGTACTTTGGATGTTTCTCTTTCAACCGCAAATTGGCATTATTAGTAGATGGGCTAAGCTTTTGGGTATCAATTGGAATTATGTTGTTAATACATTTCAAGCAAAGTTTCTGATCGTTCTTGTTGCTATTTGGCAAAGGTTACCTTATAATTTTATCTTTTTTACTGCAGCTTTACAATCAATTCCCAAAGAGTTGTGGGATGCAGCTTATGTCGACGGAGCGAATGAGTGGCATGTTTTTTGGCGCATCACATTCCCCTTAATCTCGCCCACGTCTTTCTTCTTACTGGTAGTTAACACAAGCTACACTTTGTTTAATACGTTCGGAATCATTGATGCCTTAACAAACGGTGGGCCAGCTGGCACTACAGCTACGCTTTGTTATAAAGCCTACCTTGATGGCTTTGTGTATCTGAGGCTGGCTCAATCTGCCGCTGAATCAGTGGTGCTACTTGCAATAGGTATGCTTTTATCCATATTGCAGTTCAAATTTGTTCAGCGGCGGGTGCAATATGCGCAAGTTTAACAATATAAGAAAAATAAAACGATGGTTTTTGCGATTATTAATGTATGTTGTTATGTTCATAGGAATTAGTTTTGTATTTTTCCCTGTCTTTGTAGTTCTCATTGGGGCAACTCACGACAGTGCTGTAATTGGGCGTGGCGCTATGCCGCTTGTTCCTGGGCGAAGCTTTATGCAAAACGTTTTACAGGCTTGGAAGCATGGCTCGACTTTAGTCCATACGCCGCCGCTATCTTTGATGATGGTTAACTCTCTTTTAGTGGCGGGAGCGATAGCAGTAGGCAAAGTGATCTTGTCCTTGTTGGCCGCTTATAGTTTTGTGTTTTTCTCGTTTCCCTTCAAGGAAGGGTTTTTCTGGTTAATCTTTATAACTTTAATGTTGCCTTTGGAAACGCGACTAGTCACCACTTACAAAATTGTAGCGACATTAAAACTTTTGGATACGTACACTGGTTTAATTATACCTCACATTATTTCTGCTACAGGCACTCTATTGTTACGCCAGACGCTCCGAAATTTTCCGCGCGAGATGCTAGAAGCAGCGCGCGTAGACGGCGCAGGTGTTTTTCGATGCTTGTTTTCTATGATTTTTCCAAATATTCGACCTGTAATCGCCGCTCTACTGGTTATGTTTTTCTTGGCCGGTTGGAATCAGTATCTCTGGCCTTTGCTTATTCTTACAAAACCTTCGTTATACACAGTTACTATTGGAATTGTAAAAATGACAGCGTCTGGAGAAGCTCTAGTAGATTGGGGAGTTGTAATGGCTGCGACTACGATTAGTTTGCTAGTACCCTTTATTATCGTCGTTGGCTTTCAAAAGTGGTTGTTAATGGGTTTGGGGGTTTCTCCGTCTAAATAAGGAGGATAGACATGAGGAAAATCGAAAAAATAAAAAGTTTGGGTTTTGGTTTACTTTTGGCGTATTTTATGGTAAATGCTAAAGAGGGAGCCGGAATTTTGGTTATCGCCCATAGAGGGGCTAGCTCTGTCGCCCCAGAAAATACATTAGCCGCTGGGCGAAAAGCGGCTGAGTTGGGGGCGGATGCGTGGGAGATCGATGTGCGTATGACTAAAGATGGAGAGCTGGTTCTCTTGCACGACGCTAGACTTGATCGGACTACTGATGTCGCACAAAAATATCCACACCGCAAAACATTGCTAGAAGAGTTTACGTACACGGAGTTATTAAACTTAAGTGCGGGGAGCTGGTTTGTAGAACATGATCCATTTGGAACTATAAAAGCAGGCTATGTTAGCAGTGAAGAGATAGAGAGTTATAAATCAGAGAAGATTCCAACATTAGCAGATGCGTTAAAGCTTTCTGCAGAATTAGGATTAAAAGTAGTTATTGAAATCAAAGGACCAGAATATTTTACTTTTATACTACCTGATACATATAAAATAATGATAGAAAAAGTGGTATCACTCATTTGTAAATATAAACTAGAAACAATGGTTTATATTTGTTCTTTTGATTACAATGTGATTAAATATGTAACACAAATAGCGCATGAAATAAACAGTGGAATTATTTTGGATAAATTACCAACAAATGTTGTTGGCTATCTTCGTTCGCTGCCTATATCTTTTGTAAGCATTAAATGGACATTAATGAACGATGAATTGCGTGCTGCGCTTGCGAGGGAAGGTTTTAAAGTGTTTGTGTGGACGGTTAATGACCCTTCAGTCATGCGTGATGCTGTAACGTGGCAATGTGTCAGCGGGGTAATTACAGATTGGCCTCAAAATCTTTTACAAGTGCTGCAGGATATTAATTAAGGAGGTAATATGAAGAATGCATGTTTGATCTTGTTGACGTGGTGGTCTGTGGTTTTGGGAGCACACGAAACAGTGCCTTGGTGGGGACCTGTAGCTTCAGTTGCAGATGTAGAGAAAGGAGTTATGAGTATAGGTTGGAGAGTTCCGCAAGCGAGCAAAAGCCGGTTTGAAATATGGGATGATCAAGGAATAAAACAGAGTAATGTTGTGGAATCCAACAATAGAGGAATTTGTCGCGTGATGATTGAAGGACTGAACGCTGACAGCCTCTATAATTATCGTGTATGTTCTGAAGAAAATATATGCAGCGATGTATATAGTTTTAGAACTCCACCTACACTCGGGGAGTTTAAGCCTTTTACTTTTCTTGTGTATGGAGACGCCCAGTTAAACAACGACGTTCACAAAAATGTAGCTAATGCGATGGCCCGCGAAAACGCTAGTTTCGCAGTATTGGTTGGGGACGCTGTTGAAACACCAACCGAGGCGGAGTGGACAAGATTTTTTGAATGTGCGCGATCCTTGTTAAGCACCACATTGTTTTATTCAGTGTTGGGAAACCACGAACAAAACTCAAATTGGTATTATGATTTTTATGAATTTCCTAAAGGCGGAGGCAAAGATGGCGATCAATGGTGGGCTTTTTGGTGGGGGGACGTGCTCTTCGTAGGATTAGACTCAAATCTACAGTACCTTAGTGCAGCCAACTTTGCCCTTTTCGATAAGGAGACTTTATGGCTAGAAACAGTTTTAGCTAAGGAAGCGCGTTACAAATTTGTGTTTTTCCATCACCCTCCGTTTTGTTCTCACCCGTGGGCAAATATAGCGCTGGCTGCGACTTGGGCACCTTTGTTTGAGCAGTACCATGTAACAGCTGTTTTCAGTGGGCATATTCATTTTTACGAGCATTTGGTTCGCAATACTGTTCACTATTTTGTTACCGGGGGCGGGAGCGACCCTACGTCGCGTCTTCATTCACCGCGCGCTGACGGATCGGTCACTGGTATAGAGGGAATCCCGCACTATCTTTGTGTAACTGTTGACTTTAGTGGCGTAACTGTCAGGATGGTTGCAGTACATGGTCCAAAGACTACAGTTATGGACACTTTATACATCTTTCCGAACGAGCCATAATAAACGACTGTGGGAGAGGAAGAAACAGTAGAGCAGCAGCAATGTTTTACAAATAGAATTGTTCGATTTCTAGCTCATTCAATATGCATGCGCATAAAGGGGATGGAACACTTCGTAAGGGGAGTAAGATCTGGGCGCGGATGAGTATAGTTTTAGTAGCGGCGATATGGGCCTCTTCATTTGTGCTGGTAAAGATGGCTTTGGTCTATACCGGTCCGTTTACCCTTGGCGGAATCCGCTATTTCCTGGGTTTTTTGCTTCTCTTGCCCGGGCTTTATGGATGCCGCAAATCCCTTACTGTAAAAGCCTTGAAGCGTTGTGCTCTAATTGGTTTTTTCCAATACGTTTTCGGCAATGGTGCGCTGTTTTGGGCCTTGCGCACGGTGTCTGCCACCGTCGGCTCCCTGACGCAGTCCTTCACTCCTGTGGTTGTTCTTGGGCTTGAGCGCTTGTTTCTTCGGGAACCTTTTCCCGGTTTGACCTCGGCTGGAGTGCTTCTCAGCGTGGGCGGGACCGTAGCCTTCTTTGTCCTCGGCGGAAAAACCGCCGCAGACTGGCCCGGCCTGGGCCTCTTGGGTTTAAGTCTCCTAGGATTCACAGGGATGCCCATCCTTACCAGGGAGGCGGCGCGGGACAACACGATCCCTGTCCTACCCCTTACCGCCCTTCCCTTAGGCATTGGTGGGGGTGCTCTCCTCCTTATTGGCCTCATCACCGAAGGTTTGCCTTGCCTTCCTTTAAAAGGGTGGGGCTTGCTTCTTTTTCTCGCTGGGGTGAACACAGCTTTAGCCTATTTTCTCTATACTCAAGCTTTGCGCTACATCACCGCTACGGAGGCTAGCGTTATTCTAAATTTTAGTCCTATAGGCACAGCCCTGCTTGCCGCAGCTATATTAGGTGAGCGAATAGCCCTGCCACAATCTGTGGCATTGGTGGCCGCCTTGGGCGGGGTGGGTCTGGCCTTATTGGGAAAGAGGTTGAGCTCATGAGTCTACGGGGATATTTGTTGGATTTGGACGGTACAGTTTATCGGGGAGACAAGCTTATCCCCGGCGTCGCGACGGCTCTGTGCACCCTTCGCGCGCGAGGAAGAAAAGTGCTCTTTATTTCAAACAAACCGTTATACTCTCGTAAGGATTACGCCGAAAAACTCACGCAATTGGGCATTCCAGCCGAAGAAAGTGACGTCCTCAATTCCTCGTTTATCTTGGCCTGTCAGCTAGCTAAGGAAGCACCGAGCGCCAAGGTTTTCGCCATCGGTGAACCACCTCTTCTGGAGGAATTGCGCCGCGCTGGGTTGCAACTGAGCGAGAACCCTGCGGAAATCCAATATGTAATCGCTGCCTTCGATCGTACATTTGATTACCGCAAGCTCAATATCGCCTTTCAGGCTTTAAAACGTGGAGCGAGATTTTACGCTACCAATCCGGATCGTACATGCCCAGTGGAGGATGGAGAAATCCCTGATGCTGCTGCGGTGATTGCTGCCTTAGAGGCTACCACTGGAAGAAAGGTCGAGAAAGTTTTTGGCAAGCCTTCCCATTACATGATACAAACCGCCCTCGAGATTTTAGGTCTTCCACCGGAGAAATGCGCAATGGTGGGCGACCGCTTGGAAACTGATATTCGTATGGCGAAAGAAAACGGCCTCACTGCGATTCTTGTGCTTACCGGAGTTACTCGTCCCGAGGATTTGAAAAGCTCTCCCCTCCAACCGGACTACGTGCTCCCAAGCCTCGCTGAGCTCCCGGATTTGGATGAAAAAATCGGAGGTGAAGGATGATCGAGAGGATCCGCGTACCTGTAGAGGAATTGCGGCAGTTTGTGGAGGAGGTTTTCCTGCGCTTAGGCGTGCCAAAAGGGGATGCCGAGATCTGCGCGGATGTGCTTTTGGCTGCAGATCTCCGGGGCATCGAATCCCATGGGGTCAGTCGCCTCATGCTCTATGTAAAGCGCATCCGAAACGGAACAGTTTCACCGGTGACAAAACTCCTTGTGGTGCGGGAAGGGCCGACCACAGCCGTTCTCGATGCCCAAGATGGCCTGGGGATGGTGGCCGGATATCGAGCCATGGAATTGGCCATCCGCAAGGCCAGAGCCTTCGGGTTGGGCGCGGTGGTGGTGCGCAATTCCTCCCACTACGGCATCGCCGGGTACTACGCCTTCATGGCCGCAAAAGAGGGGATGATCGGCATGAGCTTCACCAATGCCCGGCCCAGTGTAGCTCCCACTTTCGGGGTGGAACCGATGCTCGGAACAAACCCCATTGCCTTTGCCTGTCCCACCGACGAGCCTTTTCCATTTTGCTTCGATGCCGCTACTTCCGTATCTCAGCGTGGAAAAATCGAAGTCCTTGCCCGTCTGGGAAAGCCAACGCCTGTGGGATGGGTGATCGATCGGGAGGGCCAACCGGCTACCGATAGCCGAGCGATCCTCGATGGCCTTCCCAAGGGTCTTTATGCCTTCCTGCCCCTGGGCGGGGCCGGGGAGGAACTGGGCGGGCACAAAGGGTACGGGCTGGCCACGATGGTGGAGATCCTCTGTTCGGCTCTCTCCGGCGGGCCTTTCTTGAAGGAGCTTGCCGATCAGGACGCGGAGGGAAAGCCCAAGCCTTCACGGCTTGGCCATTTCTTTTTGGCTCTAGATATCCAGCGGTTCCTGCCTTTGGAGGAGTTCAAGAAGCTTGCGGGCGATATCCTTCGAGCGCTGCGGGCTTCGGCCAAGGCTCCTGGTGCAGATCGTATTTATACTGCCGGGGAAAAAGCCTATCTCCGTGAGCAAGAGATCCGGGCCAAGGGGGTTCCCCTCGATCCTCAGCTGGGCGAGATCCTGAAGAAACTGGCCGAAGAGCTGGGCATTCATCCGCATCCCTTTGCCTAAGAAAAGCTTTCGCATATAATCGCAAAGAAAGGCAACTATGCGCAAGGTACATCTCGGTGCGTTGGATGCCGGCACTACCGGTGTGCGCTTCTTCATCTTCGACGAAACCGGCCGGCCTTTAGCCTCCGCTTACCGCGAGCTCTCCCTTTCTTTTCCTAATCCAGGCTGGGTGGAGCAGGACCCCATGGAGATCCTTTCCTGCGCCTATCAAGTCATCCAAGAGGCGCTGGAGAAGGCGGGGATCAAGGCTTCAGATCTCGCTGGCCTGGGAATCACGAACCAAAGAGAGACTGTGGTCGTCTGGGACAGAAACTCTGGAAAACCCCTTGCTCCAGCTATTGTCTG
It contains:
- the ade gene encoding adenine deaminase, with the protein product MKADLLLRGGKILDVFSGQFFTGDLAVDAGKILGFGAEEVEKVEDLDGAFVVPGLIDTHVHIESSKLSPREFACAVLPHGTTTAIADPHEIANVHGLEGIRWMIETTRDLPLRVFFMAPSCVPASPLETSGAILGPKEIREILSWERVIGLGEVMNFPGVLAGNPELLEKIAAAKGKLIDGHAPGLSGPDLWAYIRAGPKTDHECTTLSEAQEKLRAGMHILIREGTTARNLKALIPLLTPASAPFVHFCTDDREPETLLAEGHMDDVLRKAIELGVSPELAIQAATIHAARAYGLWGLGAMAPGYHADFLVLSDLSRFKVEEVYVAGKKVAEAGQLIANLSPSPPPPRGSMQVDPDRLSFRIPAQKGKARAIGIIPEQVVTEELWVAPKIVNGEVVADPAQDILKIAVVERHRGTGNVGLGLVQGFGLKAGALASTVAHDSHHIVVVGTNDADMQAAVAALVDLGGGQVVIKDGKILAALALPIAGLMSDRPLSEVERGCRELRRAAWSLGTKLSD
- a CDS encoding DeoR/GlpR transcriptional regulator, which produces MVLAGLDTPHKYAYNETQLMERNSKKELTEFRRRRILEELRRRGAVRTVELARSFCVSPMTIRNDLAILAKRGLIEKVHGGAVVKEPVTAEPSYYEKATRNLEEKRRIGRKAAELIKEGMAVFIGNGTTTIEIVRALKEKPVPNLRVFTNALTHAVELAEIPQAEVYIIGGYLRGVSYAMVGPLAHRALEGVYFDIAFLGANGISVEHGVTIPSLEEAEIVSEVVKHAQRVVVVADHTKFGVITHGKIADLSRVNAVVVDEGLDLKWQAALGEFEIEVYLA
- the ugpB gene encoding sn-glycerol-3-phosphate ABC transporter substrate-binding protein UgpB, with the protein product MKKRLIGIVCSLLVLSCTGLAQQQVPEGRIEITFWYANKGLLGDAIVQLVDKFNASQNKYWVTATYKGGYATTLADAIAAFRAGQPPDIVQVYEVGTATMMAAISTGAVYPIYKLFEDTGVPFDSSQYIPAIAGYYSLPGGGLAALPFNTSTPVLWYNKDAFQAAGLDPNAPPSTWEELRFVAKKILETHAAEIPFTVSWFPWTMLECLATLHNVPFATLDNGFGGLETELALLQHPLFTHHLEYLLAMYNEGTFVYSGRDSTPDGTFPAGKAAMLIASSALRGRISREATFAWGETFLPFYPEYAPTPYASIIGGAALWVMRSPQASKEKLEGIATFLAFLAQPENVAWYHTYTGYLPVTIPGYELARAQGYYEQNPGADVPIRQLLREPVTPYTRGIRLGDYGAIRNLVYDEIEALLQGQQTVEQTLRNIVEKGNEILRNFESIYK
- a CDS encoding ABC transporter permease subunit, giving the protein MERPLFKHKILPMLLVFPQILLAVVFFIWPAVESFRQSLLKTDPFGLKTSFVGIANFKALFADARYIRAFRFSFELAIIVTFLTLTLAILFATIGHKRLRSTYIFRATMVMPYALAPAIAAVLWMFLFQPQIGIISRWAKLLGINWNYVVNTFQAKFLIVLVAIWQRLPYNFIFFTAALQSIPKELWDAAYVDGANEWHVFWRITFPLISPTSFFLLVVNTSYTLFNTFGIIDALTNGGPAGTTATLCYKAYLDGFVYLRLAQSAAESVVLLAIGMLLSILQFKFVQRRVQYAQV
- a CDS encoding ABC transporter permease subunit gives rise to the protein MRKFNNIRKIKRWFLRLLMYVVMFIGISFVFFPVFVVLIGATHDSAVIGRGAMPLVPGRSFMQNVLQAWKHGSTLVHTPPLSLMMVNSLLVAGAIAVGKVILSLLAAYSFVFFSFPFKEGFFWLIFITLMLPLETRLVTTYKIVATLKLLDTYTGLIIPHIISATGTLLLRQTLRNFPREMLEAARVDGAGVFRCLFSMIFPNIRPVIAALLVMFFLAGWNQYLWPLLILTKPSLYTVTIGIVKMTASGEALVDWGVVMAATTISLLVPFIIVVGFQKWLLMGLGVSPSK
- a CDS encoding metallophosphoesterase family protein; translated protein: MKNACLILLTWWSVVLGAHETVPWWGPVASVADVEKGVMSIGWRVPQASKSRFEIWDDQGIKQSNVVESNNRGICRVMIEGLNADSLYNYRVCSEENICSDVYSFRTPPTLGEFKPFTFLVYGDAQLNNDVHKNVANAMARENASFAVLVGDAVETPTEAEWTRFFECARSLLSTTLFYSVLGNHEQNSNWYYDFYEFPKGGGKDGDQWWAFWWGDVLFVGLDSNLQYLSAANFALFDKETLWLETVLAKEARYKFVFFHHPPFCSHPWANIALAATWAPLFEQYHVTAVFSGHIHFYEHLVRNTVHYFVTGGGSDPTSRLHSPRADGSVTGIEGIPHYLCVTVDFSGVTVRMVAVHGPKTTVMDTLYIFPNEP
- a CDS encoding EamA family transporter, encoding MSIVLVAAIWASSFVLVKMALVYTGPFTLGGIRYFLGFLLLLPGLYGCRKSLTVKALKRCALIGFFQYVFGNGALFWALRTVSATVGSLTQSFTPVVVLGLERLFLREPFPGLTSAGVLLSVGGTVAFFVLGGKTAADWPGLGLLGLSLLGFTGMPILTREAARDNTIPVLPLTALPLGIGGGALLLIGLITEGLPCLPLKGWGLLLFLAGVNTALAYFLYTQALRYITATEASVILNFSPIGTALLAAAILGERIALPQSVALVAALGGVGLALLGKRLSS
- a CDS encoding HAD-IIA family hydrolase, whose amino-acid sequence is MSLRGYLLDLDGTVYRGDKLIPGVATALCTLRARGRKVLFISNKPLYSRKDYAEKLTQLGIPAEESDVLNSSFILACQLAKEAPSAKVFAIGEPPLLEELRRAGLQLSENPAEIQYVIAAFDRTFDYRKLNIAFQALKRGARFYATNPDRTCPVEDGEIPDAAAVIAALEATTGRKVEKVFGKPSHYMIQTALEILGLPPEKCAMVGDRLETDIRMAKENGLTAILVLTGVTRPEDLKSSPLQPDYVLPSLAELPDLDEKIGGEG
- a CDS encoding Ldh family oxidoreductase: MIERIRVPVEELRQFVEEVFLRLGVPKGDAEICADVLLAADLRGIESHGVSRLMLYVKRIRNGTVSPVTKLLVVREGPTTAVLDAQDGLGMVAGYRAMELAIRKARAFGLGAVVVRNSSHYGIAGYYAFMAAKEGMIGMSFTNARPSVAPTFGVEPMLGTNPIAFACPTDEPFPFCFDAATSVSQRGKIEVLARLGKPTPVGWVIDREGQPATDSRAILDGLPKGLYAFLPLGGAGEELGGHKGYGLATMVEILCSALSGGPFLKELADQDAEGKPKPSRLGHFFLALDIQRFLPLEEFKKLAGDILRALRASAKAPGADRIYTAGEKAYLREQEIRAKGVPLDPQLGEILKKLAEELGIHPHPFA